One Camelina sativa cultivar DH55 unplaced genomic scaffold, Cs unpScaffold00519, whole genome shotgun sequence genomic region harbors:
- the LOC109131561 gene encoding uncharacterized protein LOC109131561, whose translation MTGLGFDHSFRVDVVGQSGGIWLLWWTDVGLVSIVESSEQFVHARVDDGVNLMHIIVVYAAPTLTRRCGLWDKRSEVIQGISEPFMVGGDFNTVLRLDERSGGNGRLSPDSLEFGSWINANSLIDMGFKGNKFTWRRGRVIHNYVAKCLDRVLCCAQTRLRWHKANVTYLPFLASDHAPIYVQLSPEVQCDPRQRPFRFEATWLSRREFKDMLASSWDTAITI comes from the exons ATGACT GGATTAGGTTTTGATCACTCCTTTCGGGTTGATGTCGTAGGACAAAGTGGAGGGATCTGGTTATTGTGGTGGACGGATGTCGGTTTGGTGTCAATTGTTGAGTCCTCCGAACAGTTTGTTCATGCTAGGGTGGATGATGGAGTGAATCTGATGCATATAATCGTCGTCTATGCAGCTCCTACACTGACCAGACGATGTGGGCTTTGGGATAAGAGGAGTGAAGTGATTCAGGGGATCAGTGAACCTTTTATGGTGGGTGGTGATTTTAATACTGTTTTACGGCTGGATGAACGGTCAGGCGGTAATGGACGTTTGTCTCCCGATTCACTAGAGTTTGGTTCGTGGATTAATGCTAACTCCCTGATCGACATGGGGTTTAAGGGCAATAAATTTACATGGCGGAGAGGGCGTGTGATTCATAATTATGTGGCTAAGTGCTTGGACAGGGTGTTGTGTTGTGCTCAGACACGTCTAAGATGGCACAAAGCAAATGTGACGTATTTACCCTTCTTGGCATCGGATCATGCCCCAATTTATGTGCAGCTGAGTCCAGAGGTTCAGTGTGATCCGCGGCAGAGACCGTTTAGGTTTGAAGCTACGTGGTTGTCCCGTCGTGAGTTTAAAGATATGTTGGCATCGTCCTGGGATACGGCGATTACAATATAA